Genomic window (Prosthecobacter fusiformis):
ACCACAGGCTCGATCTTCTTGCCGAGCACACCGCCCTTGGCGTTGATCTCATCGAAAGTAAAAAGCAGGATGTCGCGAAGCGACGTTTCACTGATTGCCATCGTGCCACTCAGTGAGTGCAGGATGCCGACCTTGACTGTTTCCTGAGCCTT
Coding sequences:
- a CDS encoding transporter substrate-binding protein; this translates as MFKAALAVAALASFSPVKAQETVKVGILHSLSGTMAISETSLRDILLFTFDEINAKGGVLGKKIEPVV